In Halobaculum sp. XH14, a single genomic region encodes these proteins:
- a CDS encoding carbohydrate ABC transporter permease translates to MNLHSRLKDHVAAVRHRPERLQGYLYIAPAILVFFGVSLFPILFGIYLSFHAGYGISGLEFVGSSNYQLLASDQTFWNSMERGVLYAMYSVLTQVVVGVAIALFLNQSFKFSNVVRSIVLLPYLIPTVAIAMIFRWLFHNRLGLVNYLLLESGLVADPVNFFSVGHALHSVVWIGNWKFSIFVVLIVLARLQSIDPEMYELAKINGANPLRRFLDVTYPNIKGVLFLVVLLRSIWQFNKFDMIWLLTSGGPFNETLTMVVYAYQIAFQQFRGGLGASLTVVMFLMLLATGIVYFTQFKPYEEVET, encoded by the coding sequence ATGAATCTCCACTCACGGCTCAAGGATCACGTGGCCGCGGTCCGGCACCGGCCGGAACGTCTGCAGGGATACCTCTACATCGCGCCCGCGATACTGGTGTTCTTCGGCGTCTCGCTGTTTCCGATCCTGTTCGGGATCTACCTCAGCTTCCACGCCGGCTACGGTATCTCGGGGCTCGAGTTCGTCGGCAGCAGTAACTACCAGTTGCTCGCCTCCGACCAGACGTTCTGGAACTCGATGGAGCGGGGGGTGCTGTACGCGATGTACTCCGTGCTGACACAGGTCGTCGTCGGCGTCGCCATCGCGCTGTTTCTCAACCAGTCGTTCAAGTTCTCGAACGTCGTTCGGTCCATCGTCCTGCTCCCCTATCTGATCCCGACGGTCGCCATCGCGATGATATTCAGGTGGCTGTTCCACAACCGGCTCGGACTGGTCAACTACCTGTTGCTGGAGTCGGGGCTGGTGGCCGACCCGGTGAACTTCTTCTCGGTGGGCCATGCGCTCCACAGCGTCGTCTGGATCGGGAACTGGAAGTTCTCGATCTTCGTCGTCCTGATCGTGCTGGCCCGGCTCCAGTCGATCGATCCGGAGATGTACGAGCTCGCCAAGATCAACGGGGCAAACCCGCTCAGGCGGTTCCTGGACGTCACCTACCCCAACATCAAGGGCGTGCTGTTTCTGGTCGTTCTGCTCCGGAGCATCTGGCAGTTCAACAAGTTCGACATGATCTGGCTGCTCACCTCGGGAGGGCCGTTCAACGAGACGCTCACGATGGTCGTCTACGCGTACCAGATCGCGTTCCAGCAGTTCCGCGGCGGACTGGGTGCGAGCCTGACCGTCGTGATGTTCCTGATGCTGCTCGCGACGGGTATCGTGTACTTCACGCAGTTCAAACCGTACGAGGAGGTCGAAACGTGA
- a CDS encoding ABC transporter substrate-binding protein, producing MEETRQSNRRKFVQLTGTTLAGAGVSGLAGCTGLGGDSQDGGNSGDEGGTQTIQVITDHSSPEIQETLRNAFDDWASTVDQDVEAEFLFRGFDEVVQTLQRSFETGDIPEVAFLNSEWAWRFGEQGRLADMSDRLQDQSIPEQYQVEVGDGSVFWPHDIGVMTMWHRGDVYDAAGIQPATTWDEQLSNMETLSSHLEGEQMDPVLTFANPNVGVTQYNYDAQMMMNGVSYLDPSDDAEEVDVVLDQEPNRERAIEVLNYLNRMYQFSPESTSYEWTDMVEVYMSELVSTTYYTGRPLTQAMRQEPDGLGANTRPAPYPQAPLTQEGEADYQTVMTVGGFFCPAESGNTELAKDFVSHYMTTDWYVESLLSVPLHNVPPDVSVMDKESFQSNDIVSQRPDVVEYYKEYADDGVLPIERTDPPLPYYFDLTMYTYIIPTMIAEGITGRKEPGQAVDDAAAELRNTLPEFQE from the coding sequence GTGGAGGAGACTCGGCAATCGAATCGGCGGAAGTTCGTACAGTTGACTGGCACGACGCTCGCCGGGGCGGGCGTCTCCGGCCTGGCCGGCTGCACCGGCCTCGGCGGGGACTCCCAGGACGGCGGGAACTCGGGGGACGAGGGTGGCACCCAGACGATCCAGGTCATCACGGACCACTCCTCGCCGGAGATCCAGGAGACCCTGCGCAACGCGTTCGACGACTGGGCGAGCACGGTCGACCAGGACGTCGAGGCGGAGTTCCTCTTCCGGGGCTTCGACGAGGTCGTCCAGACGCTCCAGCGGTCGTTCGAGACGGGAGACATCCCGGAGGTCGCGTTCCTCAACTCGGAGTGGGCGTGGCGGTTCGGGGAACAGGGCCGTCTAGCAGACATGTCAGACAGGCTCCAAGACCAGTCGATTCCGGAGCAGTACCAGGTCGAGGTCGGTGACGGCAGCGTCTTCTGGCCGCACGACATCGGGGTGATGACGATGTGGCACCGCGGCGACGTGTACGACGCCGCCGGCATCCAGCCCGCCACGACGTGGGACGAGCAGCTGTCCAACATGGAGACGCTCTCCTCGCACCTGGAGGGCGAACAGATGGATCCCGTCCTCACGTTCGCCAACCCCAACGTCGGCGTCACCCAGTACAACTACGACGCACAGATGATGATGAACGGGGTCAGCTACCTGGACCCCTCGGACGACGCCGAGGAGGTCGACGTCGTCCTCGATCAGGAACCCAATCGGGAGCGGGCGATCGAGGTCCTGAACTACCTCAACCGGATGTACCAGTTCTCGCCCGAGTCCACCAGCTACGAGTGGACCGACATGGTCGAAGTGTACATGTCCGAACTGGTCTCGACCACCTACTACACCGGCCGACCGCTGACGCAGGCGATGCGACAGGAGCCCGACGGCCTCGGCGCGAACACGCGTCCCGCGCCGTATCCGCAGGCGCCGCTCACCCAGGAGGGTGAGGCGGACTACCAGACTGTCATGACCGTTGGCGGGTTCTTCTGTCCCGCCGAGTCGGGGAACACCGAACTGGCGAAGGACTTCGTCAGCCACTACATGACGACTGATTGGTACGTGGAGAGCCTTCTCTCCGTCCCGCTGCACAACGTGCCGCCGGACGTGAGCGTCATGGACAAGGAGTCGTTCCAGAGCAACGACATCGTCTCCCAGCGTCCGGACGTCGTCGAGTACTACAAGGAGTACGCCGACGACGGCGTGTTGCCGATCGAACGGACCGATCCGCCGCTCCCGTACTACTTCGATCTGACCATGTACACGTACATCATCCCGACGATGATCGCCGAGGGGATCACCGGACGGAAGGAGCCGGGTCAGGCGGTCGACGACGCCGCAGCGGAGCTTCGAAACACGCTCCCGGAGTTCCAGGAGTAA